One Aegilops tauschii subsp. strangulata cultivar AL8/78 chromosome 7, Aet v6.0, whole genome shotgun sequence genomic window carries:
- the LOC109766847 gene encoding polygalacturonase inhibitor 1, whose product MQLTNPGRRNMPFLVGVAVLVLAAAAARADGALCDKSDKAALLAVKAALGNHPDLSGWNSTAPCCAWPGISCDAATGRVTELTVFALNISAPVPAAIANLTALQTVNLAYNRLYGRIPDFLGPRALPGLAFLRLDGNRLDGPIPPTAAVYDLSVAGNRLAGPLPAAFAGAEFGSVDVADNQLTGDASALFGAGKRVNSVRLSRNRFAFDLGRVELPGALDILAVDHNMIYGAIPAAAAARRWLAFDVSYNNLCGPIPQGRYTHRFGPKHFAPNKCLCGRPLAPCS is encoded by the coding sequence ATGCAGCTCACGAATCCGGGACGCCGCAACATGCCGTTCCTCGTCGGCGTCGCCGTCCTTGTCCTTGCAGCAGCAGCTGCGCGGGCCGACGGCGCCCTCTGCGACAAGTCGGACAAGGCGGCTCTCCTGGCCGTCAAGGCCGCCCTGGGCAACCACCCGGACCTCTCCGGCTGGAACTCCACCGCGCCCTGCTGCGCCTGGCCGGGCATCTCCTGCGACGCCGCCACCGGCCGGGTCACCGAGCTCACGGTCTTCGCGCTCAACATCTCCGCGCCGGTCCCCGCCGCCATCGCCAACCTCACCGCCCTGCAGACCGTCAACCTGGCCTACAACCGCCTCTACGGCCGCATCCCGGACTTCCTGGGCCCGCGCGCCCTCCCGGGCCTCGCCTTCCTCCGCCTCGACGGCAACCGCCTCGACGGGCCCATCCCGCCGACGGCCGCCGTGTACGACCTCTCCGTCGCCGGCAACCGCCTGGCCGGCCCGCTCCCGGCCGCCTTCGCGGGCGCGGAGTTCGGCAGCGTGGACGTCGCCGACAACCAGCTCACGGGCGACGCGTCGGCGCTGTTCGGCGCCGGGAAGCGGGTGAACTCGGTGCGGCTGTCGCGCAACCGGTTCGCGTTCGACCTCGGCCGCGTCGAGCTGCCGGGGGCGCTGGACATACTGGCCGTCGACCACAACATGATCTACGGGGCCATcccggcggccgcggcggcgaggaggTGGCTGGCGTTCGACGTGAGCTACAACAATCTGTGCGGGCCGATCCCGCAGGGCCGGTACACGCACAGGTTCGGCCCCAAGCACTTCGCGCCCAACAAGTGCCTCTGCGGCCGCCCACTCGCGCCCTGCAGCTAG